One window of Phycisphaeraceae bacterium genomic DNA carries:
- a CDS encoding HlyC/CorC family transporter, which yields MTLNSPYTIWLAIVCVIAGSVLAMLQLSVREVVRSTLEARAQVRNKPHKTKLIGKILDTTDEHSAALGLPRVLMNLFATILFVGWVWHMRGVAAPGWTELLLGLLLSSFFVWVLGTVIPIAVAEHAAEVVVYSFSPLIRACAIVFWPLTHVSAILNEIVRRLAGRHEADEQELRDAEVLSVLEDGERDGAYDEDERDMIEAVLEFKATTVESIMTPRTEIEAIELTDDLGEITRIAREKHHSRIPVYEGDLDHIVGIFYVKDLLHWLADAGPLGRHSGSPSHPFALKDILRPAVFVPETKTIRELLAELLASRVHIAMIADEYGGTSGLVTIEDIIEEIFGEIQDEYEEPEPDEMYVDVDLSRGVAEIDAREEVDDANDELEPLGVALPESDDYDTVGGFVMTTLGRIPAVGESFQFEKLHITIIEAEPTRVGRVRIELKEPEQAVAAK from the coding sequence ATGACGCTGAACTCCCCGTACACCATCTGGCTTGCGATTGTGTGTGTTATTGCCGGTTCTGTGCTGGCGATGCTGCAGTTGTCTGTTCGTGAGGTTGTGCGTTCGACGCTGGAAGCTCGAGCGCAGGTGCGCAACAAGCCACATAAAACAAAGCTCATCGGAAAGATTCTCGATACCACGGACGAGCACTCAGCCGCGCTGGGTTTGCCGCGCGTGCTGATGAACCTGTTTGCGACGATTCTCTTTGTCGGCTGGGTCTGGCACATGCGGGGCGTTGCTGCGCCGGGTTGGACCGAGCTTCTGCTGGGGCTCTTACTCTCGTCGTTCTTTGTGTGGGTGCTCGGCACGGTGATCCCGATCGCGGTGGCGGAACACGCTGCGGAAGTTGTCGTGTATTCGTTCTCGCCGTTGATCCGTGCGTGCGCCATCGTGTTCTGGCCGCTCACGCATGTGTCAGCGATCCTCAATGAGATCGTGCGCAGACTCGCGGGCCGTCACGAGGCAGACGAGCAGGAGCTGCGTGATGCAGAGGTACTTTCTGTGCTCGAAGACGGCGAGCGTGATGGCGCGTACGACGAGGACGAACGCGACATGATCGAGGCTGTGCTCGAGTTCAAAGCGACCACCGTCGAGTCCATCATGACGCCGCGAACCGAGATAGAAGCGATCGAGCTGACCGATGATCTCGGCGAGATCACGCGTATCGCGCGCGAGAAGCACCACTCACGCATCCCGGTGTACGAGGGCGATCTCGACCATATCGTGGGCATCTTCTATGTGAAGGATCTGCTGCACTGGCTTGCCGATGCTGGCCCGCTTGGGCGACACTCCGGCTCACCTTCGCATCCCTTCGCGCTCAAGGACATCCTGCGTCCCGCGGTGTTCGTGCCGGAAACAAAGACCATCCGTGAACTGCTCGCCGAACTGCTCGCGTCTCGCGTGCATATCGCGATGATCGCAGACGAGTATGGCGGCACGTCCGGGCTTGTCACGATCGAGGACATCATCGAGGAGATCTTCGGCGAGATACAGGACGAGTACGAGGAGCCGGAACCAGACGAGATGTACGTGGATGTTGATCTGTCTCGTGGTGTTGCCGAGATCGACGCGCGCGAGGAGGTCGACGATGCCAACGACGAACTCGAGCCGCTCGGCGTCGCGCTCCCCGAGTCGGACGATTACGACACAGTGGGCGGGTTCGTGATGACCACGCTCGGACGCATCCCCGCGGTGGGAGAGTCCTTCCAGTTCGAGAAGCTGCACATCACGATTATCGAGGCAGAGCCCACCCGCGTCGGGCGCGTCCGTATCGAGCTGAAAGAGCCGGAGCAAGCAGTTGCAGCGAAATAG
- the ybeY gene encoding rRNA maturation RNase YbeY — MDEPPSTTEPPSEPAEPRPSGRHTGAAANAHKGSPSGAAIELADPHGLLDAAQREELSRMCACALEVLNTTGSVRAKLVADTEMAAAHEQYSNVPGTTDVLTFDMSENDNGACDLDVDLLICVDEACRQVAQRGHPVTHELTLYIVHGVLHCLGFDDHTDEDARAIHAEEDRVLSAIGIGRVYSGEREGAGA, encoded by the coding sequence ATGGATGAGCCCCCAAGTACAACCGAACCTCCGTCTGAACCGGCCGAACCCCGACCTTCCGGGCGCCACACTGGCGCGGCTGCGAACGCACACAAAGGAAGCCCATCCGGGGCGGCGATAGAACTCGCCGATCCGCACGGTCTTCTCGACGCTGCTCAGCGCGAAGAACTTTCCAGGATGTGCGCATGCGCTCTTGAGGTGCTGAACACAACCGGCTCTGTTCGTGCAAAGCTGGTGGCTGATACCGAGATGGCCGCTGCACACGAGCAGTACTCGAATGTCCCCGGCACGACAGACGTCCTGACCTTCGACATGAGCGAGAACGACAACGGTGCGTGCGATCTTGATGTTGATCTGCTGATCTGTGTTGATGAGGCCTGCAGACAGGTTGCTCAGCGTGGACATCCCGTGACCCACGAACTCACACTGTACATAGTGCACGGTGTGCTGCACTGTCTTGGGTTTGACGACCACACTGACGAGGATGCGCGTGCGATCCACGCAGAAGAGGATCGTGTGCTGTCTGCGATTGGAATTGGTCGCGTGTACTCAGGTGAACGCGAGGGAGCGGGCGCATGA
- a CDS encoding LptF/LptG family permease, whose protein sequence is MTSSATLQSKPRSGWRIPWTLWRQLFIELGRATLITSLVLVAIVAFAITAKFFADGKLGPVDTVKFMLLASVPMLQYALPFAAGFAATMVYYRMSQDNEVLACYAGGMSRRMILVPALVTGAALMIVLTVLIQSIIPRFLLTMERMAQSQVASVIQNAVEQGEGIEFGKLRLYADQVRRLPTGSGEDDPDVRLQLFGVVALVLNSEGNVRTDVSARAAVVEIDTDQEDSSGRQGSVVAFSLDDAMVYRDNFFGLKPAQLDRVVEFIPVASTDDPKFLTYTELNHLRDQPDKMNFIRQRSRDLAYHLGWREVEMQIADDLKKTGQAVLKASSEGFRSQTTTVTIHAQRIQWDQEHMRYRIIPPRGESEIGIERVDGDESPIKMLTKNAWLEADFGNADVNQRNMTLKLGLDDYQVTEDAGLPGARMLQLVIDGLRPKEDPVPGLLDSTAFELIAKADPRINADPPDSFLIPPTKELKRRITDLNREIFSKQHERIAYAAACLVMVLAGAALALRLKEKLPLVVYLWSFFPAVIAVVTISAGQQMTHQTGTAGLLLLWGGVAGLLAYTIGSLLTVRAQ, encoded by the coding sequence ATGACTTCGAGCGCAACCTTGCAATCCAAGCCAAGATCCGGCTGGCGTATCCCGTGGACGCTGTGGCGGCAACTGTTTATCGAACTCGGACGGGCCACGCTCATCACGTCGCTGGTGCTGGTCGCCATTGTGGCGTTTGCTATCACAGCCAAGTTCTTTGCCGATGGTAAACTCGGTCCGGTTGACACTGTGAAGTTCATGCTGCTGGCATCGGTGCCCATGCTGCAATACGCGCTCCCGTTTGCTGCTGGGTTTGCCGCGACGATGGTCTACTACCGCATGAGTCAGGACAACGAAGTGCTGGCGTGTTATGCCGGAGGAATGAGCCGGCGCATGATACTTGTGCCTGCGCTTGTCACCGGTGCTGCGCTCATGATCGTGCTGACTGTGCTCATCCAGTCCATCATCCCTCGGTTTCTGCTGACGATGGAACGCATGGCACAGTCGCAGGTCGCATCGGTCATCCAGAACGCGGTCGAGCAGGGTGAAGGCATTGAGTTCGGCAAGCTGCGGCTGTATGCAGATCAGGTGCGCAGGCTCCCAACTGGGAGCGGCGAAGATGATCCTGATGTGAGGCTGCAACTCTTCGGTGTTGTTGCACTTGTGCTCAACTCCGAGGGCAATGTGCGCACCGATGTTTCCGCGCGTGCTGCGGTTGTTGAGATCGACACCGACCAGGAGGACAGTTCCGGCAGGCAGGGATCAGTTGTTGCGTTCTCGCTTGATGACGCGATGGTGTACCGGGATAACTTCTTCGGGCTGAAGCCGGCGCAGCTGGACCGTGTTGTCGAGTTCATCCCCGTCGCGAGCACGGACGATCCGAAGTTCCTGACATATACCGAGTTAAACCATCTCCGCGATCAACCCGACAAGATGAACTTCATCCGCCAGCGGTCACGCGATCTCGCGTACCACCTCGGCTGGCGTGAAGTTGAGATGCAAATTGCCGACGATCTGAAAAAGACCGGGCAGGCAGTGCTCAAGGCCTCGTCTGAAGGATTTCGATCACAGACAACGACGGTCACAATTCATGCACAGCGCATCCAGTGGGATCAGGAGCATATGCGCTACCGCATCATTCCACCTCGAGGCGAATCGGAGATCGGCATCGAGCGCGTCGATGGCGATGAGTCCCCAATCAAAATGCTCACAAAGAACGCATGGTTGGAGGCCGACTTTGGCAACGCGGATGTCAACCAGCGGAACATGACACTCAAGCTGGGTCTTGACGATTATCAGGTGACCGAGGACGCAGGCCTGCCCGGCGCACGCATGCTGCAGCTCGTCATCGATGGATTGCGTCCGAAGGAGGATCCTGTCCCCGGACTTCTTGACAGTACTGCTTTCGAGCTTATCGCAAAGGCAGATCCCCGCATCAATGCTGATCCACCGGACTCATTCCTGATCCCGCCGACCAAGGAACTGAAACGCCGTATCACAGATCTGAATCGTGAGATCTTCTCCAAGCAGCACGAACGCATTGCGTATGCGGCCGCATGTCTCGTGATGGTGCTCGCAGGCGCAGCACTAGCCCTGCGACTAAAAGAGAAACTCCCGCTCGTTGTGTACCTGTGGAGTTTCTTCCCAGCGGTCATCGCGGTGGTCACCATCAGCGCTGGACAACAGATGACACACCAGACCGGTACGGCTGGACTCCTTCTTCTGTGGGGCGGTGTTGCGGGATTGCTCGCATACACCATCGGCTCACTTCTGACCGTGCGAGCCCAATGA
- a CDS encoding glycosyltransferase family 2 protein has translation MKLAVVIPVYNERDTVAALVARVQEVLPPYEPQRIQSDPDAPAIRTRIQRMIVLVDDASVDGTSNIIDTLGEQKDVHVRRHTRNQGKGAALRTGFIAALELGADVAIVQDADLEYDPAEHEIVLAPILQGKADAVIGSRFIGGTHRVLYYWHAVGNRVITTFSNMLTNLNLTDVECCFKAFSRDVLTLLDTQENRFGIEPEFVAKLARMRLPTALQDDLPDTPQVVRDAKSLQTRHARIFEVPVSYAGRTYAEGKKITWRDGFRAMWCIVKYNMFR, from the coding sequence GTGAAACTCGCGGTTGTCATTCCTGTCTATAACGAACGTGACACGGTCGCAGCGCTTGTCGCGCGTGTGCAGGAGGTGCTGCCACCGTACGAGCCGCAGAGGATTCAATCGGATCCAGATGCCCCGGCTATCAGGACACGTATTCAGCGCATGATTGTTCTGGTTGATGACGCATCAGTTGATGGCACCAGCAACATCATCGACACGCTCGGCGAACAGAAGGATGTGCACGTCAGACGGCACACACGGAACCAGGGCAAGGGTGCTGCGCTGCGTACAGGATTCATTGCAGCGCTCGAACTGGGTGCCGATGTTGCGATCGTGCAGGATGCCGATCTTGAATACGACCCCGCAGAGCACGAGATCGTCCTCGCGCCGATCCTGCAGGGCAAGGCAGACGCAGTGATCGGGTCCCGGTTCATCGGCGGCACACACCGCGTGCTGTACTACTGGCACGCTGTGGGCAACCGTGTCATCACCACGTTCTCGAACATGCTCACCAACCTGAACCTGACGGACGTGGAGTGCTGCTTCAAGGCGTTCTCGCGCGATGTGTTGACGCTGCTTGATACGCAGGAAAATCGGTTTGGCATTGAGCCGGAGTTTGTCGCAAAGCTCGCTCGCATGCGACTGCCCACAGCGCTGCAGGATGACCTTCCCGATACACCTCAGGTTGTTCGCGATGCAAAGTCGCTCCAGACACGCCACGCACGCATCTTCGAGGTGCCCGTGAGCTACGCGGGCAGAACCTACGCAGAGGGCAAGAAGATCACCTGGCGCGACGGGTTCCGCGCGATGTGGTGCATTGTGAAGTACAACATGTTTCGGTGA
- a CDS encoding glycosyltransferase family 39 protein, whose amino-acid sequence MTDVDHTQAISRAVRTIVLIAVVACLARLIYLAFLCPYTLIEDEAHYWEWSRRLDWSYYSKGPGIAVLIRASTEFFHLFGMEKTELAVRAPAAIFGSVLVIAVGLLALRTTRNAHAGIIAAVLVLFTPAFQASALLMTIDGPFLACWALALLFAWMSLCEKGRWSWIGLGAAIGFGTLIKHTMLLILPGLALFALFALLRKRNRNTRTFDLAPTWQRWAASCVTVVLVSFAPMVIWNAQHDWDTLRHLLGHLGSVGESLGGDIHTTSRSSAPKTAYSPMWTLELVGMQVALLGGVFIVAVYGAFTFLRRRNLLSDTLAKTGCWFLLLAGLPVFVLYLGVTFVTRAEGNWPIAGWISLIAIGAWGVADAKRKLAQRISANASSHGRMKQWKPEFHRHAAYAITIVVGIVSGIGMLRLDLIAKLPGMAWIPLGRAMNADVYAKEVQQALDELRTETGQEPFFLAQHYGRASQMAFYLPSQPTVYCASSKMAGRRTQYDLWDETNLDNPDVIERLLGRPAIVLGGSPETQEQYEYAFEIVVPIEQFKGEHKKGRTPFKAYGFHGFR is encoded by the coding sequence ATGACAGACGTGGACCACACGCAGGCCATATCCCGTGCTGTGCGCACCATTGTGCTGATCGCTGTCGTCGCATGTCTTGCGCGTCTGATCTATCTCGCGTTTCTCTGCCCGTACACACTCATTGAGGACGAGGCACATTACTGGGAATGGTCTCGCAGGCTTGACTGGAGCTACTACTCCAAGGGGCCTGGAATCGCCGTGCTTATTCGCGCATCCACCGAGTTCTTTCACCTCTTCGGGATGGAAAAAACAGAACTCGCCGTACGTGCTCCCGCTGCCATCTTTGGGAGCGTGCTCGTCATTGCAGTCGGGCTGCTCGCACTGCGCACTACACGGAACGCACACGCGGGCATTATCGCAGCTGTGCTTGTGCTGTTCACTCCTGCATTTCAGGCAAGTGCTCTCCTAATGACGATCGATGGTCCATTCCTTGCATGCTGGGCCCTTGCGCTGCTCTTCGCATGGATGTCGCTGTGTGAGAAAGGTCGATGGTCGTGGATCGGACTTGGTGCTGCGATCGGCTTCGGCACACTCATCAAGCACACGATGCTGCTGATCCTGCCCGGGCTTGCACTCTTTGCTCTGTTTGCGCTGCTGAGAAAGCGCAATCGTAACACAAGGACATTCGATCTTGCGCCAACGTGGCAGCGATGGGCTGCGTCGTGCGTGACAGTTGTTCTCGTCTCATTTGCACCAATGGTCATCTGGAACGCCCAGCATGACTGGGACACGCTGCGCCACCTGCTCGGACACCTTGGGTCGGTCGGCGAATCACTCGGCGGTGACATACACACAACATCTCGATCATCCGCGCCAAAGACAGCTTACTCACCGATGTGGACGCTCGAACTCGTCGGCATGCAGGTGGCGCTGCTCGGTGGTGTTTTTATAGTTGCAGTCTACGGCGCGTTCACATTCCTGCGCAGAAGGAATCTGCTCTCAGACACGCTCGCAAAGACGGGATGCTGGTTCCTGCTGCTCGCAGGCTTGCCCGTGTTTGTGCTGTACCTTGGTGTGACATTCGTGACGCGTGCTGAAGGCAACTGGCCGATCGCAGGGTGGATCAGCCTGATCGCGATCGGCGCATGGGGTGTTGCCGATGCGAAGAGGAAGCTTGCGCAGCGAATCAGTGCGAATGCATCATCTCACGGGCGCATGAAGCAATGGAAGCCGGAGTTCCACAGGCACGCTGCCTATGCAATCACGATCGTTGTCGGCATCGTCTCGGGCATCGGCATGCTGAGGCTTGATCTGATTGCAAAGCTTCCTGGCATGGCGTGGATCCCACTGGGACGCGCCATGAACGCGGATGTCTACGCGAAAGAAGTGCAGCAGGCGCTCGATGAACTACGGACAGAGACCGGGCAGGAGCCGTTCTTCCTTGCGCAGCACTACGGGCGCGCGAGCCAGATGGCGTTTTATCTGCCCAGCCAGCCGACCGTGTACTGCGCCTCAAGCAAGATGGCGGGCAGACGAACGCAGTACGACCTGTGGGACGAGACAAACCTCGACAATCCCGACGTCATCGAGCGACTGCTCGGCAGGCCCGCGATCGTCCTCGGCGGCTCGCCCGAAACACAGGAACAGTACGAGTACGCGTTCGAGATTGTTGTTCCCATCGAGCAGTTCAAGGGCGAGCACAAGAAGGGCAGAACACCGTTCAAAGCATATGGGTTCCACGGGTTTCGATAA
- a CDS encoding Nif3-like dinuclear metal center hexameric protein: MTESDHPRTVQDLASAIESFAPLSLAADWDNVGVIIGSARRALDGPVLMTIDLTERVLAEAVKARASCIIAYHPPIFHATKRLTDEEPRQRIVLRAIQAGLTVYSPHSALDAAPGGMTDWLCEGVSGSDEQGRIMGDVRALEPYGEAPETQQVKVITFVPQSEADQVRAALASAGAGIIGKYTVCSFNTTGMGTFLAGDGANPTVGEVGNLETVPEVKIEMVCSRAALPVALEILRQFHPYEEPPIDIVELLPRPTRSTGHGRRITLDQPATLAEVAVRLKRFLGVSMVKVACANPDDREGTKTRVNRIGVCPGAGADLVGDALREKCELFVTGEMRYHEVIDCLNKGMSVMLAGHTNTERGYLVRLADRLAAMLPDVPFRVAKSDITPVVPH, translated from the coding sequence ATGACCGAATCCGACCATCCACGCACAGTCCAGGACCTTGCCAGCGCGATCGAGTCGTTCGCGCCGTTGTCGCTCGCAGCGGACTGGGACAATGTCGGTGTGATCATCGGGTCAGCACGCCGTGCGCTCGATGGCCCTGTGCTTATGACGATTGATCTGACCGAGCGCGTGCTCGCTGAAGCTGTCAAAGCGCGTGCATCGTGCATCATCGCGTACCACCCGCCGATCTTCCACGCGACCAAACGCCTGACCGACGAAGAACCACGCCAGCGAATTGTGCTCCGTGCAATTCAGGCGGGGCTCACCGTGTACTCGCCGCACTCGGCGCTCGATGCTGCGCCAGGCGGCATGACGGACTGGCTGTGCGAGGGTGTATCTGGATCGGATGAGCAGGGCAGAATCATGGGGGATGTGCGCGCGCTCGAGCCGTACGGCGAAGCGCCGGAAACCCAGCAGGTGAAAGTTATCACATTTGTGCCGCAGAGCGAAGCGGATCAGGTGCGTGCAGCGCTCGCATCAGCTGGTGCTGGCATCATTGGAAAGTACACGGTGTGCAGCTTCAACACGACCGGCATGGGCACGTTCCTCGCGGGCGATGGTGCGAACCCGACCGTCGGCGAGGTCGGAAATCTTGAGACAGTGCCCGAAGTAAAGATCGAGATGGTCTGTTCGCGCGCTGCGCTCCCGGTCGCGCTCGAGATCCTGCGCCAGTTCCATCCGTACGAGGAGCCGCCGATCGACATTGTTGAGTTGCTCCCGCGTCCCACGCGCTCGACGGGGCATGGCCGGCGTATCACGCTCGATCAGCCGGCAACACTTGCAGAAGTTGCGGTGCGTTTGAAGCGGTTTCTCGGTGTATCCATGGTGAAGGTCGCGTGCGCGAACCCGGATGATCGCGAGGGTACGAAAACGCGGGTCAATCGCATCGGTGTGTGCCCAGGCGCAGGCGCTGATCTTGTTGGCGATGCGCTCCGCGAGAAGTGCGAGCTGTTTGTAACGGGCGAGATGCGATACCACGAGGTGATCGACTGTCTGAACAAGGGGATGAGCGTGATGCTCGCGGGCCACACGAATACCGAGCGCGGGTATCTTGTGCGTCTCGCAGACAGACTCGCAGCGATGCTGCCGGATGTGCCGTTTCGTGTGGCAAAGTCAGACATCACGCCGGTTGTACCGCACTGA